Proteins found in one Serinicoccus marinus DSM 15273 genomic segment:
- a CDS encoding nucleotide sugar dehydrogenase has protein sequence MKIAVVAMGKIGLPLAVQFADADPAHEVVGIDVNPDTVAAINAGREPFPGEAHLADKLAELVPAGRLRATTDYADGIPGADAVVVVVPLFVDDVTGAPDFGWMDSATQSLAQHLTPGTLISYETTLPVGTTRGRWKPMIEQISGLTEGDDGGFHLVFSPERVLTGRVFADLRRYPKLVGGLTEEGTRRAVAFYEAVLDFDEREDLARPNGVWDMGSAEAAEMAKLAETTYRDVNIGLANQFARFADSAGIDVHRVIEACNSQPYSHIHQPGIAVGGHCIPVYPRLYLSTDADATVVRSAREANAAMPEYAVARAEALLGSLEGLRVLVLGASYRGRVKETAFSGVFATVEALRGRGAQVLVHDPMYAADELAALGWEPYAWAPGEAGDPVDVAIVQADHPEYAQLSAADLPGLRVLLDGRRVTDPDPPGSPGAPPDHRRGRAGRGMTRRPGGRSWVRRR, from the coding sequence ATGAAGATCGCGGTTGTCGCGATGGGCAAGATCGGGCTGCCGCTCGCGGTGCAGTTCGCCGACGCCGACCCCGCCCACGAGGTGGTGGGGATCGACGTCAACCCCGACACGGTCGCGGCCATCAACGCGGGCCGCGAGCCCTTCCCCGGGGAGGCGCACCTGGCCGACAAGCTCGCCGAGCTGGTGCCTGCCGGGCGCCTGCGCGCCACGACCGACTACGCCGACGGCATCCCCGGCGCGGACGCCGTGGTGGTGGTCGTGCCGCTCTTCGTCGACGACGTCACCGGCGCCCCCGACTTCGGCTGGATGGACTCCGCGACCCAGAGCCTGGCGCAGCACCTGACCCCAGGCACGCTCATCTCCTACGAGACCACGCTCCCGGTCGGCACCACGCGTGGCCGGTGGAAGCCGATGATCGAGCAGATCAGCGGGCTGACCGAGGGCGACGACGGTGGCTTCCATCTCGTCTTCAGCCCCGAGCGCGTCCTCACCGGTCGCGTCTTCGCCGACCTGCGCCGCTACCCCAAGCTCGTCGGCGGGCTCACCGAGGAGGGCACGCGACGAGCCGTCGCGTTCTACGAGGCGGTGCTCGACTTCGACGAGCGCGAGGACCTGGCTCGCCCCAACGGCGTGTGGGACATGGGCAGCGCCGAGGCGGCCGAGATGGCCAAGCTCGCCGAGACGACCTACCGCGACGTCAACATCGGGCTCGCCAACCAGTTCGCCCGGTTCGCGGACAGCGCCGGCATCGACGTGCACCGGGTCATCGAGGCCTGCAACTCCCAGCCCTACAGCCACATCCACCAGCCCGGCATCGCCGTCGGCGGTCACTGCATCCCCGTCTACCCACGGCTCTACCTCTCCACCGATGCCGACGCCACCGTCGTCCGCAGCGCCCGCGAGGCCAACGCCGCGATGCCGGAGTATGCCGTCGCCCGCGCCGAGGCGCTGCTCGGCTCGCTCGAGGGCCTGCGCGTCCTCGTGCTCGGCGCGTCCTACCGCGGCCGCGTCAAGGAGACCGCCTTCTCCGGGGTCTTCGCCACCGTCGAGGCGTTGCGGGGACGCGGCGCGCAGGTGCTCGTCCACGACCCGATGTATGCCGCCGACGAGCTCGCGGCCCTCGGCTGGGAGCCCTACGCCTGGGCCCCGGGCGAGGCCGGCGACCCGGTGGACGTCGCGATCGTGCAGGCCGACCACCCGGAGTACGCCCAGCTGTCTGCCGCCGACCTTCCCGGGCTGCGGGTGCTGCTCGACGGCCGCCGCGTCACCGACCCCGACCCGCCAGGTTCACCGGGTGCCCCGCCTGACCATCGGCGGGGGCGAGCCGGTCGCGGGATGACGCGCCGTCCCGGGGGCCGGTCGTGGGTGCGCCGCCGATGA